The genomic interval GCGTGCGCGGCCCGCGCCGAGGCGCCAGGCCGAGATGCCGAAAGCGAGGGCGTCCTGCTCGGCGAGCACGCCGTCGGAATCCGCGAACACGGTGTGCGATTCGCGCGGCTGCGGCAGCGCCGCATCCGGGTCGCCGCCCTGAGCCTCGATCATCGCGCGCCAGGTGTCCATCGCACGGCCGTCGGCGAGTGCCTCCGCCGGGTCGGCATCCGGAAGCCCTGCGAGCTCGAGCATCTCGCGTGCGAGCGCGACGGTGAGCTCCACGACATCCGCGGGCCCGCCTCCGGCGAGCACCTCGACGGATTCGCGCACCTCGTTGGCGTTGCCGATCGCGAGTCCGAGCGGCACGTTCATGTCGGTGAGGAGAGCGCGCGTCGCGACGCCCGCGTCCTGGCCGAGTCGCACCATCGTCTCGGCGAGTTCGCGCGCCTTCGCGGGGTCGCGCATGAACGCACCCGAGCCGAACTTCACGTCCAGCACGAGCGACGCCGTGCCCTCCGCGATCTTCTTCGACATGATCGACGACGCGATGAGCGGGATCGCCTCGACGGTGCCGGTGGCGTCGCGGAGCGCGTAGAGCTTGCGGTCGGCAGGGGCGAGATCGGCGGATGCGGCGCACACGACCGCGCCGACGGAGCCGAGCTGGGCGAAGAACTCCTCGTTCGACAGCTGCGCCCGCCATCCGGGG from Salinibacterium sp. ZJ70 carries:
- a CDS encoding thymidine phosphorylase encodes the protein MSIEPFDAVDLIRAKRDGGRLGTAQIDWLVDAYTRGYVADEQMSALAMAILLNGMDSDEIRDLTLAMVASGERLDFSTLGKVTTDKHSTGGVGDKITLPLAPLVASFGVAVPQLSGRGLGHTGGTLDKLESIPGWRAQLSNEEFFAQLGSVGAVVCAASADLAPADRKLYALRDATGTVEAIPLIASSIMSKKIAEGTASLVLDVKFGSGAFMRDPAKARELAETMVRLGQDAGVATRALLTDMNVPLGLAIGNANEVRESVEVLAGGGPADVVELTVALAREMLELAGLPDADPAEALADGRAMDTWRAMIEAQGGDPDAALPQPRESHTVFADSDGVLAEQDALAFGISAWRLGAGRARKEDPVVHAAGIDLHAKPGDEIRSGQPLFTLHADDAARFPRALDALEGAYRVAAPGATVEERPLIAARIS